A stretch of DNA from Atribacteraceae bacterium:
AAAGAAACCCATTTTGGTATAGAATTTCTCATGAGGCAACGTATCTGTTTCGTTAAGGTTTTTATGTGAGGCAACGGTGGTTGGCGTAGTGAAATTGAAGAGGCAATAATCGAGTCCACCTTCCATGCCGGTAGTGTCACAAAGCGGGGAACACTGGCAGCCGTCCGGAGGCTGTCCTGGTACGAAAGCCACACCGGGAGCAAGGTCAGCTTGCATTTGCGCGGTAGGCCGCAGCTCATGGTAGGGGTATTCGTAGTCCGGTTCCGGGTGTTTTGGCGCACGGGAAATAGGTTTGGCGGGAAAGAGCCTTTCCTCAATCAGGGTATCGGCCTGCCTTACCGCTTCCGGCCGACTTAACCCGGCTGCCTTGAGCCTTCCTGAGATAGTCGGCTACCGTGCTTTGGAAAATCGGGTAGTTTCGGGTGGTTCCTTACCCTTAACCCCCCCATCATACTTTAAGCGCAGGACTTCTTTAATTTTGTGCATGGATAGCGTACGCTGCTCATAAACCCGGAGGCGGCCGGCTTCGGCCGGAACACCGGGCGATTTGCTCCGGAGTACGCAATCATACTCTTATTCGCCATCATATCATGATTTCTTAACCTCAACCTTGGCTAATTTCTCGTAGAACTGTATTATTCCCCCATGATCGTTTCCAGCCTTGCCATCAACCTTAAGCGCCTGCATTATCTCCATGATCTGTGCGGTCAATGGCAGCGGCACTCCTGCCTCATGGGCGGTGTCTAGGGCGTTCATCAAGTCCTTGATGTGCAATTCAATTCTAAATCCCGGGTTAAAGTTTCTCTGCATAACCATGGGAGCTTTTGCATCCAAAACGGTACTGCCGGCAAGTCCTCCCCTTATGGCCTGGTAAACCTTTTCAGGGTCTACCCCCGCCTTGCTGGCCAGCACCATCGCCTCGGACATGGCTGCAATGTTTAGCGCCACAATTATTTGGTTGGCCAGCTTGGCAACGTTCCCGCTACCCGTATCCCCCACCAGCACGGCTGATGAACCCATCTTCAGCAAGATATCCTTTACCTTTTCAAAAGCTTCCAACGGGCCGCCAACCATAATCGAAAGAGTGGCGTTTATGGCCTTGGGTTCTCCGCCGCTCACCGGGGCATCCAGCATTATCACGCCCTGCTTTTTGGCCCGGCCGAATAGCTCCCTGGAGACCAGGGGAGCTATCGAGCTCATATCGACCAGTATGCTGCCTTCCCTCGCCCCCTCCAAAATGCCGTCCTTGCCCAGCACAACTTCCCTGACCTGAGGCGAATTGGGAAGCATAGTTATGACGATCCCGCACTTTTCTGCCACTTCCTTGCCAGACTTGGCTTTCTCGGCACCGGCGGCCGACAATTCTTCAGCCGCCCCGGCATTGATATCGTGCACAACCAGGGAATATCCGGCTTTGAGCAGATTTTTGGCCATGGGTTTGCCCATTATGCCCAAGCCTATAAATCCTATTTTTTTGTCCATATACTGTTCCTCCAATCGATATTAAAATTATTCACAGGCTAAAGCCGTGGGTAGCCACCCACTCTAACGATTTCCAAGTATCAGGCTTAGGGATGTATTCAAGCGACACGTAACCTTCATATCCTAATTTGTCCAATTCATTCAACAGGAACCGATAATTGATTTCGCCCGTTCCCGGCTGGTGTCGCCCCGGATTGTCGGCGATCTGGATATGCTTGATCCTGGCAATATGCTCGCGCATTATACCGGCCAGGTTTCCTTCTTCTTTTTGGGCGTGGTAAATGTCGTACTGCAGGTATACGTTGGGCTTTCCAACCTCGTCTATCATTTTCAACGCCTGCTTTGAAGTGTTGAGCATAAAGCCGGGCACATCATAATGGTTGATAAACTCGAGCAACAGCTCCAGCCCATTTTCGTGTAAGACATCGGCAGCGTAACGGATATTATCCTTCAGTGTATCCCATTGCTCATCCGAGGAAATATCCGACAAGGTCTTGCCTGCCAAACAGTTTATACGCGGCACCTTAAGTGCCTGCGCCCAGACTATAGCCTCCTCAACTCCTCGCCTAAATTCCTCCGTTTTCCTCGGGTTGTTGGTGATGCCCCGCTCGCCGCTACCCCAATTTCCGGCGGGCAGGTTGAACAATACCATATTAAGCCCATTCTCATCCAACAAGCGCTGAATATCATGAGTAACATAGTCATACGGAAATAGGAACTCAACCGACTTGAAGCCCGTCTCCCTGGCGGCCTTAAAGCGCTCTAAAAACGGCAACTCCGTAAACAGCATAGTCAAATTGGCGGCAAACTTAAACATATTCATCACTCCATTCAAAAATTTTTGATTTACCTTAAATACTCCAGGAATTCATCGTATGCTTTGCCAAAAGCCTGGAGCGTAACGTCCACCGGAAGATAATTATCAAATTCTTCTACCTCCAAGCCGTCGACCTGATAGGCCTGTCTGAATATATTGCTCCTGTTTAGCTTCTCAAGCACGTCGGTGGGCACATTATCCTTCATCCTTGGTCTTATATCCCTGGGCAAGCTGTCGTATTCCCCGGCGATATCCGGGAACACGGTTATAAATATCCTTTTTTCTTCATCGGTCACCAGCTCGTCGATATGCCACGGACCTCGCAGGGATGCTTGGAGCAGGAAGGATTTTTTATACTTCTTCTGTCTGTAAAGTATGTCATACACCCTCCTTGCTACCGCAATTCCACCCCATTTGGCAACCTCGGCTGCATCCTCCGCTCCTAAACTGATCAATTCGTTTTTTATAGGATCGTCA
This window harbors:
- the garR gene encoding 2-hydroxy-3-oxopropionate reductase; the protein is MDKKIGFIGLGIMGKPMAKNLLKAGYSLVVHDINAGAAEELSAAGAEKAKSGKEVAEKCGIVITMLPNSPQVREVVLGKDGILEGAREGSILVDMSSIAPLVSRELFGRAKKQGVIMLDAPVSGGEPKAINATLSIMVGGPLEAFEKVKDILLKMGSSAVLVGDTGSGNVAKLANQIIVALNIAAMSEAMVLASKAGVDPEKVYQAIRGGLAGSTVLDAKAPMVMQRNFNPGFRIELHIKDLMNALDTAHEAGVPLPLTAQIMEIMQALKVDGKAGNDHGGIIQFYEKLAKVEVKKS
- the hyi gene encoding hydroxypyruvate isomerase; this translates as MFKFAANLTMLFTELPFLERFKAARETGFKSVEFLFPYDYVTHDIQRLLDENGLNMVLFNLPAGNWGSGERGITNNPRKTEEFRRGVEEAIVWAQALKVPRINCLAGKTLSDISSDEQWDTLKDNIRYAADVLHENGLELLLEFINHYDVPGFMLNTSKQALKMIDEVGKPNVYLQYDIYHAQKEEGNLAGIMREHIARIKHIQIADNPGRHQPGTGEINYRFLLNELDKLGYEGYVSLEYIPKPDTWKSLEWVATHGFSL